The window TTGGCCGCCCCAGTTCTCGACCATCTTGCGGTAATCGCCGGCGGCGTATTGGGAGCCCTGGTCGGTGTGGTGGAGCCATCCGGCCTCGGGACGACGTTGGTGCACCGCCATCTGAAGACATGCCTGGGTGAGTTCCTGACGCATATGCGTGGCCATTGCCCAGCCGACCACGCGCCGCGAGGCAAGGTCGATGAGCACGGCCAGATAGAGCCAGCCGCGAGTCGTCCACAAATACGTGATATCGCCCACCCAGGCGCGGTTAGGCTCGCTCACGTTGAAGCGGCGATTGAGCGTGTTTGGCGCGGGCTTATAGTCGTGATTGGAGTCGGTGGTACACCTGTATTTACGGCGCGAAACCGACCTTAAACCTTGCTCACGCATCAAGCGCGCCACACGTTTTCGCCCGATGCTCACATCGTGATGGCGCAGTTCCCGGTGGATGCGTGGAGAGCCATAACAT of the Lujinxingia sediminis genome contains:
- a CDS encoding IS3 family transposase, producing the protein MRCRFIQAERANHSVSMLCRVMRVPRSTFYAWRSRKPSARAQEDARLKPLIRRIFLESRKCYGSPRIHRELRHHDVSIGRKRVARLMREQGLRSVSRRKYRCTTDSNHDYKPAPNTLNRRFNVSEPNRAWVGDITYLWTTRGWLYLAVLIDLASRRVVGWAMATHMRQELTQACLQMAVHQRRPEAGWLHHTDQGSQYAAGDYRKMVENWGGQISMSNKGDCWDNAVAESFFASLKKELVYQTTFTTQDEASLAVLDYIRWYNARRLHSAIGFESPNRYEEKMARAALGQAA